The Spirosoma foliorum genome has a window encoding:
- a CDS encoding MBOAT family O-acyltransferase, which yields MLFSSAIFLFLFLPFFLIIYYLLPRYWLGIRWTNAFLFGASLLFYAWGEGQVVLVLLLSVCINFLAGWLVEKGQRRTGVLLSLIGSLSLLFYYKYANFLVNLLHGLAENLALSVADKLTLAPIALPIGISFYTFQGISYTLDIYWGRIRANRSFLDYGTYVAMFPHQIAGPIVRYADIAPELTDRSVNLEKFGIGAERFIIGMAKKVLLANTFASVADTIFNAPADSYPTETAWLGIIAYSLQIYFDFSGYSDMAIGLGKMVGFDFKENFNYPYIARSIQDFWRRWHISLSSWFRDYLYIPLGGNRGSKIRTYRNLLIVFAVTGLWHGASWNFIVWGLYHGLWLLVERAGLSKQLERVWPPIAHVYSLLIVLIGWVFFRAEDLTSALVYLQKMVGLGSVSRVAFPLNYFLNTEVCVSLLLGIILVTPVYHHFQVIWNRLLLRAVVLPAQITLNMIYVVVGLVGLFVLSVAYLAADSYNPFIYFRF from the coding sequence ATGCTCTTCAGTTCGGCAATTTTTTTGTTTTTATTTCTCCCTTTCTTTCTGATTATCTATTACTTACTGCCCCGTTACTGGTTAGGTATACGCTGGACGAATGCTTTTTTATTCGGCGCTAGTTTATTGTTTTATGCATGGGGCGAAGGGCAAGTTGTGCTGGTATTGTTATTGTCGGTGTGCATTAATTTTCTGGCTGGATGGCTTGTTGAAAAAGGACAACGACGGACGGGGGTTCTGCTATCGTTAATTGGTAGTTTATCGTTACTGTTTTATTATAAGTACGCCAATTTCCTGGTTAATTTGTTACACGGGTTGGCCGAGAATTTAGCCCTTTCCGTTGCCGATAAACTGACTTTAGCACCTATTGCACTCCCAATTGGCATTAGTTTTTACACGTTTCAGGGTATTTCCTATACACTTGATATTTACTGGGGACGTATCCGGGCCAATCGGAGCTTTCTGGACTATGGCACCTACGTGGCTATGTTTCCGCACCAGATTGCGGGACCGATTGTTCGGTATGCCGACATTGCTCCTGAACTGACTGATCGGTCGGTTAACCTCGAAAAGTTTGGTATCGGTGCGGAACGATTTATCATTGGTATGGCTAAAAAAGTTTTGTTAGCCAATACGTTTGCCAGCGTTGCCGATACAATTTTCAATGCTCCTGCCGATAGTTATCCAACCGAAACGGCCTGGCTGGGCATTATCGCTTACTCGCTTCAGATTTACTTCGATTTTTCGGGCTACTCAGATATGGCCATTGGGCTGGGAAAAATGGTTGGCTTTGATTTCAAAGAGAATTTCAACTATCCGTACATCGCTCGTTCTATTCAGGATTTCTGGCGACGCTGGCATATTTCTCTATCGAGCTGGTTTCGGGATTACCTCTATATTCCACTGGGAGGTAATCGAGGCAGTAAAATCCGAACCTATCGCAATCTACTGATTGTGTTCGCGGTAACGGGCCTTTGGCACGGAGCTAGCTGGAATTTCATTGTTTGGGGTCTTTATCATGGTCTCTGGCTATTGGTCGAACGGGCAGGGCTGAGTAAACAACTGGAACGAGTATGGCCACCCATTGCCCATGTTTACTCGTTGTTAATCGTGCTGATCGGCTGGGTATTCTTCCGGGCCGAAGACTTGACATCGGCACTGGTTTATTTACAGAAAATGGTGGGCTTGGGCTCCGTGAGTCGGGTGGCTTTTCCACTAAACTATTTTCTTAATACAGAGGTTTGTGTGTCACTATTACTTGGGATTATACTAGTCACACCTGTTTATCACCATTTTCAGGTTATTTGGAATCGGCTATTGTTACGCGCGGTTGTACTACCCGCTCAGATTACGCTCAATATGATCTACGTGGTGGTCGGGCTCGTTGGGCTGTTTGTTTTATCAGTAGCGTATCTGGCCGCTGATAGTTACAATCCATTTATTTATTTTAGGTTTTGA